From the genome of Melitaea cinxia chromosome 12, ilMelCinx1.1, whole genome shotgun sequence, one region includes:
- the LOC123658232 gene encoding uncharacterized protein LOC123658232 has translation MHGLNFMLFLVSLPLFVAAIDNPFGKCSIKDNECFKRGWENVLKVLGPTGIPEVNADPIDPMIFNNITITIVDGFSLTITDGTLTGFKDCKFDKASLDLEKKLDTRFIICQSLKVVGKFSFGGKNPVLQSLFGSDSVYGHGDIKIKFGKKFCFF, from the exons ATGCATGGTCTCAATTTTATGCTGTTTCTGGTTTCATTACCGCTATTTGTAGCAGCAATTG ATAATCCTTTTGGAAAATGCAGCATTAAAGACAACGAATGCTTTAAAAGGGGGTGGGAAAACGTTTTGAAAGTCTTAGGACCTACTGGCATTCCCGAAGTAAACGCAGATCCAATAGATCCtatgatatttaataacatCACAATAACTATTGTAGATGGATTTTCACTAACCATAACAGATGGTACACTAACGGGATTTAAAGATTGTAAATTCGATAAAGCAag TTTAGATTTGGAGAAGAAATTAGACACAAGATTTATTATCTGCCAGTCATTGAAAGTTGTAGGTAAATTTTCTTTCGGAGGCAAAAATCCAGTGTTACAGAGTCTTTTCGGAAGCGATTCAGTATATGGACATGgggatattaaaattaaatttggtaaGAAGTTTTGCTTTTTTTGA
- the LOC123658233 gene encoding uncharacterized protein LOC123658233 — MLALSYTLLSASLIFFVTAYENPFAKCSIKNERCMGKEWENVFLTVGSTGNGELNMDPIDPMFFKNFAVAIADGVTFNVKDGAVKGFKNCKIPKYRINLEQKLESKNIVCDTLKITGKFEFGGTNPMLMSMFGTNSLNGHGEVKLKFEQVTMNLNLPITVLRKEDGEAYFKILDGTPQYTFDIQKAGFDIKHLVVGGNDISEIASAFLTSNWRPLVQAFGRPLIDKALEFLIIFANKIYNNVPVKDFILEDLTPYVSN; from the exons ATGCTCGCGTTAAGTTACACGTTATTGTCGGCTTCGTTAATATTTTTCGTGACAGCTTATG aaaatccTTTCGCAAAATGCAGTATTAAAAATGAACGATGCATGGGAAAGGAATGGGAAAACGTCTTTTTAACAGTAGGATCTACCGGCAATGGAGAATTAAACATGGATCCCATAGATCCTATGTTCTTTAAAAATTTCGCAGTGGCTATTGCAGATGGTGTGACGTTTAATGTAAAAGATGGTGCAGTCAAgggttttaaaaattgtaaaataccTAAATACCG taTCAACTTAGAACAGAAACTGGAATCAAAAAACATTGTTTGTGATACATTGAAGATTACTGGAAAGTTTGAATTCGGAGGCACAAATCCAATGCTAATGAGTATGTTTGGAACGAATTCTTTAAACGGACATGGAgaagtaaaacttaaatttg agcAAGTTACTATGAATCTCAACTTGCCTATTACTGTGTTGAGAAAAGAAGATGGTGAGGCTTATTTCAAAATCTTAGACGGAACACCGCAGTACACGTTTGACATACAGAAGGCCGGCTTCGATATTAAACATTTAGTTGTTGGAGGAAATGACATTA GTGAAATTGCGTCGGCGTTCCTGACTAGCAACTGGCGTCCTTTAGTACAAGCCTTTGGACGACCTTTGATTGACAAAGCGCtggaatttttaataatatttgcaaataaaatttataacaacgtccctgtcaaagattttattCTAGAAGATCTGACGCCATACGTCTCTAATTAA